A window of Lentibacillus sp. Marseille-P4043 contains these coding sequences:
- a CDS encoding MDR family MFS transporter, producing the protein MSSEINLDQIKKGPMIAVMLLGAFFALLNETLLATALPTIINDFGITENKAQWLTTAFLLTNGVMIPISAFLIERFTTRQIFLTAISVFTAGTLVAGISHTFPLLLTARVIQAAGSGIMLPLMMTVVLTIIPVEKRGGAMGAAGLVIAFAPAIGPTLSGWLLEHFSWRSLFLVVLPISILTLIIAYFAVKNVTKQTNPKIDILSILLSSFGFGGLLFGFSTAGEDGWTDTKVLTCIIGGAIILALFIWRQLRLKTPILEFRVFKFKIFSISLIITMVVLMSLIGAETLLPLYMQTARGFSPLESGLMLLPGAIVMGIMSPITGVLFDKVGARVLAIPGLLIVSVTTFLFTNLSMDTSFTYLAIIYAIRMFGLSLAMMPVMTSGLNQLPQKWNAHGSAMANTLQQVSASIGTAILVTTMTTAAKNYEPDMTDFQGLSQAEAQQQIMNAATINGYNTAFLVASFLSVAGMVLALFLKKGKGTEEASHVEQE; encoded by the coding sequence ATGTCATCTGAAATTAATCTAGATCAAATAAAAAAGGGACCTATGATTGCCGTAATGCTTCTCGGCGCATTCTTTGCATTACTGAATGAAACATTGCTGGCAACTGCACTACCTACGATAATCAATGATTTCGGAATCACGGAGAATAAAGCGCAATGGCTGACAACCGCATTTTTGCTTACAAATGGAGTCATGATCCCGATTTCCGCATTTTTAATTGAACGATTCACAACAAGACAAATCTTTTTAACAGCGATCAGTGTATTTACTGCTGGGACATTGGTTGCTGGAATTTCGCATACATTTCCATTATTGCTAACTGCAAGAGTCATTCAAGCTGCAGGGTCCGGCATTATGTTGCCATTAATGATGACGGTTGTGTTAACCATCATCCCTGTCGAAAAAAGAGGGGGAGCTATGGGGGCAGCTGGACTTGTGATTGCATTTGCCCCGGCAATTGGGCCAACGTTATCCGGTTGGTTATTAGAACATTTCTCTTGGCGTTCTTTGTTTTTAGTTGTTTTGCCAATCAGCATTTTAACATTAATCATCGCTTATTTTGCGGTTAAAAACGTAACAAAACAAACGAATCCAAAAATAGATATTTTATCCATCTTGCTATCTTCCTTTGGTTTTGGCGGCCTGTTATTCGGCTTTAGCACTGCTGGAGAAGACGGGTGGACAGATACCAAGGTGCTTACTTGCATAATTGGGGGAGCTATTATTTTAGCATTGTTTATCTGGCGTCAGCTTCGTCTGAAGACGCCGATACTAGAGTTCCGAGTTTTCAAATTCAAGATTTTCTCTATATCCTTAATTATCACAATGGTTGTCCTGATGTCGTTGATTGGTGCCGAAACATTGCTTCCATTATATATGCAAACAGCAAGAGGATTTTCTCCACTGGAATCTGGACTGATGCTATTACCAGGTGCCATTGTTATGGGAATTATGTCGCCGATTACGGGGGTTCTTTTTGATAAGGTTGGAGCAAGAGTATTAGCTATCCCTGGATTACTGATTGTCAGTGTTACAACGTTCCTATTTACAAACCTTTCAATGGATACATCGTTTACTTATTTGGCAATCATTTATGCCATTCGCATGTTCGGTTTATCGTTAGCAATGATGCCAGTGATGACAAGTGGATTAAATCAGCTACCACAAAAATGGAATGCTCACGGCTCAGCAATGGCCAACACGTTGCAGCAAGTATCCGCATCCATTGGTACTGCTATTCTCGTAACAACGATGACCACAGCAGCAAAAAATTACGAACCAGACATGACCGATTTCCAAGGCTTATCTCAAGCCGAAGCACAACAGCAAATAATGAATGCCGCTACCATAAACGGATATAACACGGCATTCCTAGTCGCCTCTTTCTTATCCGTTGCAGGCATGGTACTTGCACTATTCCTAAAGAAGGGCAAAGGGACAGAAGAGGCGTCCCACGTAGAACAAGAATAA
- a CDS encoding thioredoxin family protein, protein MQEITTEVLQQDHYLLFIHTPFCGTCALARTMLDKIESVHQESIFYHMNASFYPDFMQDNQIESVPCLLIKTDNEVQEKVYAFHSIANIYSYLMKYKPELFVGN, encoded by the coding sequence TTGCAAGAAATAACAACGGAAGTGTTACAGCAAGATCATTATTTATTATTTATTCATACTCCTTTTTGTGGGACTTGTGCATTAGCGAGAACAATGCTGGATAAAATTGAATCTGTCCATCAGGAGTCTATTTTTTATCATATGAATGCGTCATTTTATCCTGATTTTATGCAGGACAATCAGATTGAAAGTGTACCATGTCTGCTGATCAAAACTGACAATGAAGTGCAAGAAAAAGTGTATGCTTTTCATTCGATTGCCAATATTTATAGCTATTTAATGAAGTATAAACCAGAGCTGTTCGTTGGGAATTGA
- the gcvH gene encoding glycine cleavage system protein GcvH, with product MSLPKDLLYSEEHEWVKKEDDKVRIGITDFAQDELGDIVFVELPEVGDDIEADEPFGSVESVKTVSELYAPISGKVVEVNEELDDSPEFVNESPYEKAWMIVVEPSNQSELDELLSAEKYEEVIQED from the coding sequence ATGAGCTTACCAAAAGACTTATTATATTCAGAAGAACACGAATGGGTAAAAAAAGAAGATGACAAAGTACGTATCGGAATTACAGATTTTGCACAAGATGAACTTGGCGATATTGTGTTTGTTGAGCTACCAGAAGTAGGCGACGATATCGAAGCCGATGAGCCTTTCGGAAGCGTCGAATCTGTTAAAACTGTTTCGGAATTGTACGCTCCAATCAGTGGAAAAGTGGTTGAAGTGAATGAAGAGCTAGATGATAGTCCAGAATTTGTTAACGAATCTCCATACGAAAAAGCATGGATGATCGTTGTTGAGCCATCAAATCAATCAGAGCTTGACGAACTATTATCAGCTGAAAAATATGAAGAAGTTATTCAAGAAGACTAA
- a CDS encoding TetR/AcrR family transcriptional regulator codes for MSKRNELMTHAIRLFSEKGFHQTSVQEVAQAVGISKGAFYKYFDSKESIFIEILKQNHERIITEANLLNVSNNLTGKEAFTQKIQIELSHWMENRPFFTVMFNEFPPTENERIADIMKTLRTSMIELHKNSLLDAYGEKIKPFMSDLVIMFEGMLKEYIFTVIIENKNVVVYKLATLIASSIDSIVQSLDQLEPALDEKLFELSHDDLLEEMRKRLKVLEQKISNSPSQQYKKEKLLSSVQLLNEEITNKNPQKFLIEALVGYLKQEKTLEEDILLLKSLLEKFIGEV; via the coding sequence GTGAGTAAAAGAAACGAATTAATGACCCATGCCATCCGGTTATTTTCAGAAAAGGGATTTCATCAAACATCTGTCCAAGAGGTTGCTCAGGCTGTTGGTATTTCTAAAGGTGCATTCTATAAATACTTCGATTCCAAAGAAAGTATCTTTATCGAAATCCTGAAGCAAAATCATGAACGGATCATTACGGAGGCAAACTTATTAAATGTATCAAATAACTTGACAGGAAAAGAAGCCTTCACCCAAAAAATCCAAATAGAATTAAGCCACTGGATGGAGAACCGTCCATTTTTCACGGTTATGTTTAACGAATTTCCACCAACTGAGAATGAACGAATCGCTGACATTATGAAGACGTTAAGAACATCCATGATTGAATTGCATAAGAACAGTTTACTAGACGCATACGGGGAAAAAATTAAACCGTTTATGTCTGACCTTGTTATTATGTTTGAAGGAATGCTAAAGGAGTATATTTTCACAGTAATCATTGAAAATAAAAATGTTGTTGTATATAAATTAGCTACACTCATTGCTTCAAGTATCGATTCCATTGTTCAATCTCTGGATCAATTGGAACCTGCTCTTGACGAAAAGTTATTTGAATTAAGCCATGATGATTTGTTGGAAGAAATGAGGAAACGATTAAAGGTGCTGGAACAAAAAATAAGTAATTCTCCCAGCCAGCAGTATAAAAAAGAAAAACTATTATCTTCTGTTCAACTATTGAATGAAGAGATTACAAATAAGAATCCACAAAAATTTCTTATTGAAGCATTAGTTGGGTACTTAAAACAAGAAAAAACGTTAGAAGAAGATATCCTTCTGCTCAAAAGTTTATTAGAAAAATTTATTGGAGAGGTTTGA
- a CDS encoding methionine ABC transporter ATP-binding protein produces the protein MISIENLSKVFTSNKKQITAVDDLTLDIKEGGIFGVIGYSGAGKSTFVRLLNRLEDPTHGQVTIDGQDITKLNSNQLRLARQEIGMIFQHFNLLWSRTVKDNIAFPLEIAGVPKTERERRVNELIQLVGLSERENAYPSQLSGGQKQRVGIARALANNPKVLLCDEATSALDPETTNAILDLLVDINKKLGLTIILITHEMHVIRKICKQVAVMENGRIVEQGDVLDVFLRPKQQVTKKFVEQVMGTQDENEGVNELVNTYEHGKIVRLHFIGETTNQALISQVAKKFAIDINILQGKITQTQAGAYGTLFVQMEGKTEEMDKAIDFITQTSVEVEVVRDAN, from the coding sequence GTGATTTCGATAGAGAATTTAAGCAAAGTTTTTACATCTAATAAAAAGCAAATCACGGCTGTTGACGATTTAACACTTGATATAAAAGAAGGAGGTATATTCGGTGTTATTGGCTACAGTGGTGCTGGAAAAAGTACCTTTGTTAGATTACTAAATCGTTTGGAGGATCCTACACATGGGCAGGTGACCATTGATGGGCAAGATATTACCAAACTAAATTCAAATCAACTGCGCTTAGCTCGGCAGGAAATTGGAATGATTTTTCAACATTTTAATTTACTATGGTCACGCACAGTTAAGGATAATATTGCATTTCCTTTGGAGATTGCCGGTGTACCAAAGACTGAGCGGGAGAGGCGGGTTAACGAGTTAATCCAGTTAGTTGGACTTTCTGAACGTGAAAATGCTTATCCATCGCAATTGAGTGGTGGACAGAAGCAACGTGTCGGAATTGCTAGAGCACTCGCCAACAATCCGAAAGTTCTGCTTTGTGATGAGGCAACATCCGCACTTGATCCGGAAACGACAAATGCTATTTTAGATTTATTAGTGGATATTAATAAAAAGCTTGGGTTAACGATTATTTTAATAACCCACGAAATGCACGTCATTCGTAAAATTTGCAAGCAAGTTGCTGTCATGGAAAACGGTAGAATTGTGGAACAAGGTGATGTGCTAGATGTATTTTTACGACCAAAGCAACAAGTGACGAAAAAATTTGTAGAGCAGGTAATGGGGACCCAAGACGAAAATGAAGGCGTCAATGAATTGGTAAATACCTATGAACACGGAAAAATAGTTCGACTTCATTTTATCGGTGAAACAACCAACCAAGCATTAATCAGCCAAGTAGCTAAAAAATTTGCGATTGATATTAATATTTTACAAGGGAAGATCACACAAACGCAGGCAGGAGCCTATGGAACCTTGTTTGTACAAATGGAAGGGAAAACAGAGGAAATGGATAAGGCGATTGATTTTATCACTCAAACCTCAGTAGAAGTGGAGGTTGTTCGTGATGCTAACTAA
- a CDS encoding arsenate reductase family protein, which yields MALSFYWYPNCGTCKKAKKWLDDHEKTYSSIHIVDNPPTKEELLDFIEKSGLPAKKFFNTSGKKYRELNIKDKIKDATTEEMATILASDGMLIKRPIVTDGQNVTVGFKEETFAEIWL from the coding sequence ATGGCACTATCATTCTACTGGTATCCAAACTGTGGTACGTGTAAGAAAGCGAAGAAATGGCTAGACGATCACGAAAAAACGTATTCTAGCATACATATTGTGGACAATCCACCGACAAAGGAAGAACTGTTGGATTTTATTGAGAAAAGTGGATTACCAGCTAAAAAGTTTTTCAATACGAGCGGGAAAAAGTATCGTGAGTTAAACATCAAGGATAAAATTAAAGATGCGACAACTGAAGAAATGGCGACAATACTCGCATCTGATGGTATGTTAATAAAACGACCAATTGTTACGGATGGACAAAACGTAACGGTTGGATTTAAGGAAGAAACGTTTGCTGAAATTTGGCTGTAG
- a CDS encoding toprim domain-containing protein, with translation MTHESEKVIIVEGLTDKKQIKKVITDDVEIICTNGTLGVERFDELLYTYDLDNKDVFILVDEDNSGIKLRKQLARELPHAEHIYVSSEYREVATTPEQILATVLVSKSIAVNPIFLI, from the coding sequence ATGACACACGAATCGGAAAAGGTTATTATTGTCGAAGGTCTTACGGACAAAAAGCAAATCAAAAAAGTAATCACGGACGATGTGGAGATCATTTGTACAAATGGTACACTCGGTGTGGAACGATTTGATGAACTTTTATACACGTACGATTTAGACAATAAAGATGTTTTTATCTTAGTTGATGAAGACAATTCAGGGATTAAATTACGCAAACAATTAGCGCGCGAGCTGCCACATGCTGAACATATTTATGTTAGCAGTGAATATCGTGAAGTTGCGACAACGCCTGAACAAATACTCGCAACTGTCCTAGTAAGTAAATCTATTGCGGTTAATCCGATATTTTTGATTTAG
- a CDS encoding MetQ/NlpA family ABC transporter substrate-binding protein translates to MKKILAIVSVLTVLILAACGGDSDEGDSGNKTIKVGASSVPHAEILEEAKPLLKEKGITLEIEEYQDYVLPNDDLESGELDANYFQHIPYLETQIAEIGYDFTQIGGIHIEPMGVYSKTISGVDEIKDGTEVILSRSVADHGRILALFEREGLIELDDSVDTVDATVDDIVDNPKNLKFSADVDAALLPELYNSEENALVAINTNYAIEAGLNPLDDAIILEGDESPYVNVVAVRTEDKDNKALNTLVDVLHSKKIQDFILEKYEGAVVPVNGEE, encoded by the coding sequence ATGAAAAAGATTTTAGCTATTGTTTCAGTATTAACTGTTCTCATTTTAGCAGCATGTGGTGGAGATTCGGACGAAGGTGATTCAGGCAATAAGACAATAAAAGTTGGCGCTTCTAGTGTACCGCACGCAGAAATTTTAGAAGAAGCAAAACCACTTCTTAAAGAAAAAGGCATTACACTTGAAATAGAAGAATACCAAGATTATGTCTTGCCTAACGATGATTTGGAAAGTGGCGAGTTAGATGCCAACTATTTTCAACATATTCCTTATTTAGAAACACAAATCGCTGAAATAGGTTATGATTTCACGCAAATAGGTGGCATTCATATTGAACCAATGGGAGTTTATTCGAAAACAATATCCGGTGTCGATGAGATAAAAGATGGTACAGAAGTTATTTTAAGTCGTTCAGTCGCTGACCATGGACGTATATTGGCATTGTTTGAACGAGAAGGCTTGATCGAGCTTGATGATAGTGTGGATACAGTCGATGCAACGGTTGATGATATCGTGGATAATCCCAAAAACTTAAAATTCTCTGCAGATGTGGATGCGGCGCTATTACCTGAACTATACAATTCGGAGGAAAATGCATTAGTGGCGATTAATACAAACTATGCAATTGAGGCGGGATTGAACCCATTGGACGATGCCATTATATTAGAGGGTGATGAATCCCCTTATGTGAATGTTGTCGCTGTTCGTACAGAGGATAAAGATAATAAGGCATTGAATACATTAGTTGATGTATTGCATTCGAAAAAAATTCAGGACTTTATTTTAGAAAAATATGAAGGTGCAGTTGTCCCAGTAAATGGGGAAGAATAA
- the sufC gene encoding Fe-S cluster assembly ATPase SufC, giving the protein MAGSTLEIKNLHVSIEGKEILKGVNLTIKGGEFHAVMGPNGTGKSTLASAIMGHPKYEVTEGSVLLDGEDVLEMEVDERARAGLFLGMQYPSEISGVTTSDFLRSSINARREEGDEIPLMKFIKEMDNALDYLEIDKNMAQRYLNEGFSGGEKKRNEILQLMMIKPEIAILDEIDSGLDIDALKVVSKGINKLRDENFGCLIITHYQRLLNYITPDVVHVMMQGRVVKSGGPELAQRLEAEGYDWIKEELGIEDEPAEQNA; this is encoded by the coding sequence ATGGCAGGATCAACACTAGAAATAAAAAATCTTCATGTATCTATTGAAGGAAAAGAGATATTAAAAGGTGTAAACCTTACGATAAAAGGTGGCGAATTCCACGCGGTTATGGGACCAAACGGAACAGGTAAATCAACGCTTGCTTCTGCAATTATGGGCCACCCGAAATATGAAGTAACAGAAGGATCTGTCCTTCTAGATGGGGAAGATGTTCTAGAAATGGAAGTTGATGAACGTGCTCGTGCCGGATTATTCCTAGGCATGCAATACCCAAGTGAAATTAGCGGTGTAACAACTTCTGACTTCTTACGTTCTTCTATTAATGCTCGTCGTGAAGAAGGCGATGAAATCCCATTGATGAAGTTCATCAAAGAAATGGATAACGCACTCGATTATTTGGAAATCGATAAGAACATGGCACAACGTTACTTAAATGAAGGATTTTCTGGCGGTGAGAAAAAGCGTAATGAAATTCTTCAATTAATGATGATTAAACCGGAAATTGCTATTTTAGATGAAATTGATTCAGGCTTGGATATTGATGCATTGAAAGTAGTTTCAAAAGGCATTAATAAATTACGTGATGAGAACTTTGGTTGCCTAATCATTACACACTATCAACGCTTATTAAATTATATTACACCAGATGTTGTTCATGTTATGATGCAAGGCCGTGTCGTTAAATCTGGTGGACCTGAGCTTGCACAACGATTAGAAGCAGAAGGTTACGACTGGATTAAAGAAGAATTAGGTATTGAAGACGAACCTGCAGAGCAAAACGCGTAA
- a CDS encoding methionine ABC transporter permease: MLTNLFPNLDVQDFWTATYETFYMTLLSLVGTFILGILLGLLLYLTAKDGIWQNKFLHFIVAAIVNVFRAIPFIILILLLFPFTDFLIGTIRGPNAALPALIIGSAPFYGRLVEIALKEVDKGVLEAAKAMGAKTRTVIFRVLLPESMPALISGITVTAIALIGYTAMAGVIGAGGLGDYAYFYGFQRRDFDVVFVCTILIVIIVFIFQFIGDFVSNKLDKR; this comes from the coding sequence ATGCTAACTAATTTATTTCCAAATCTCGATGTGCAGGATTTTTGGACAGCAACATACGAAACGTTTTATATGACGTTACTTTCGTTAGTTGGAACATTTATATTAGGGATTCTACTTGGATTACTTTTGTACCTGACAGCGAAAGATGGTATTTGGCAGAACAAGTTTCTTCATTTTATAGTCGCAGCGATTGTGAATGTATTTCGCGCCATTCCTTTTATTATTTTAATTTTATTGTTATTCCCGTTTACTGATTTTCTTATAGGTACGATCCGTGGTCCAAACGCTGCATTACCAGCACTCATTATCGGTTCAGCGCCATTTTATGGACGACTTGTTGAAATTGCTCTAAAAGAAGTAGATAAAGGTGTTTTAGAAGCAGCTAAAGCAATGGGAGCTAAAACACGCACGGTTATTTTCCGGGTGTTGTTACCAGAATCGATGCCAGCGCTAATTTCAGGAATCACGGTTACCGCGATTGCCTTAATTGGTTACACAGCAATGGCTGGTGTTATCGGAGCTGGTGGCTTAGGTGATTACGCATACTTTTACGGGTTTCAACGACGTGACTTTGACGTTGTGTTCGTTTGTACCATATTAATCGTTATCATTGTATTTATTTTTCAATTCATTGGCGACTTTGTTTCCAATAAATTAGATAAAAGATAA